Within the Saccharopolyspora gloriosae genome, the region GGCAGGTAGGCGGGTTCGTACGGGAACTTCGCGGCCGCGTCCTCGTCCACGGTGACGCCCAGTCCGGGCGCGTCTCCGGGATGCAGGTGACCATCGGCGTAGTGCCAGGCGTGCGGGAAGACTTCGTGCACCTGCTCGCCGTAACCCATGTACTCCTGGATCGCGAAGTTCGGCGTGCTCAGGCCCACGTGCAGCGATGCTCCCAGCGCCACCGGCGATACGTCCGACGGGCCGTGCGGGCCGAGCTTGATCTGCCACAACTCGGCCAGCGCCGCGATCCGCCGCAGGTGCGTGATGCCTCCCGCGTGCGTGACGCAGGTGCGGACGAAGTCGATGAGCTGCTCGGTGATCAGCGCCTGGCACTCCCACACGGTGTTGAAGACCTCGCCGATGGCCAGCGGAGTCGTGGTGTGCCCGCGCACCCGGCGCAGCACCTCCTGGTTCTCGGCGGGAGTCACGTCCTCCAGCCAGAACAGGTCCACCGGTTCCAGCGCTCGCCCCAGCCGTGCCGCCTCGCCGGGTGTGAGCCGATGATGCGAGTCGTGCAGCAGGTGCAGCTCCGGGCCGACGTGCTCGCGCACCCCGGCCAGCACCTCCGGCGCGTGGCGCAGGTAGGCGGCGGTGTCCCACACCTCCTCGTGCGGCGCGCTGCCCCGGCCGGCCGGTTCGTAGCCGGTGCCCCCGCGATGCACGCCGTAGACGGTGTCCAGGCCCGGCACGCCGGATTGCGCCCGCACCGCGCGGAAACCGCGCTCCCGCTGGGCGTCCACCGAGTCCAGCAGCTCCGGCAGGTCCCACCCGGTGGCGTGCGTGTAGCTCAGCACCCGGTCGCGGACCGCGCCGCCGAGCAACTCGTACACCGGCAGTCCGGCGGTCTTGCCCTTGATGTCCCACAGCGCCAGGTCCACGGCGCCGATCGAGGTCATCGTGACCGGGCCGCGCCGCCAGTACGCGCCCCGGTAGAAGTACTGCCAGGTGTCCTCGATGCGCGCCGGGTCGCGGCCGATCAGCAGCGGCGCGAGGTGATCGCGCAGGTAGGCGGCGACGGCGAGTTCGCGGCCGTTGAGGGTCGCGTCGCCCCAGCCGACGACGCCGTCCGCTGTGGTGATCTTGAGCGCGACGAAGTTGCGACCCGGGCTGGTGATCAGCACCTCGGCCGACGTGATGCGCTCCCGGCTCATGCGTTCTCCTCGCGGACTGGCCCGGTGGTGCCGCGGACCACGAGCTGAGTGGGCAGGTGCAACGTGCGCGGCAGCTGCCGCGCACCGGCGACGGCGCGGCCCAGCAGCTCCAGGCTCACCGCGCCCGCCCGGTCCATCGGCGCCGCGATGCTCGTCAGCGCCGGGTGGGTCACTTCGGCGAGCGGGATGTCGTCGAAACCGACGACGCTCAGATCCTTCGGGGTGTGCACGCCGAGCGTCCGCGCACCGGCGACGATGCCGAGCGCGACCAGGTCGTTGTGCGCGATCACCGCGGTCGCTCCGCTCGCGACGACTCCGGCCGCCGCCGCGGTACCGCCCGCTACCGTCTCCGCCTGGTTTCCCAGCACGTCGAGGCGCACCCCGCCTGCTCGGCGAGCGCGGTGACGATGGCGAGCCGGTGGGTGTTCGACCAGGAACGAGCCGAACCCTGCACGTAGGCGAGGTGGCGGTGGCCGAGCGCGACCAGGTAGTCCACGGTCTGGCGCAGCCCGTCGGTCGCGTCGGCGAGGACGCAGTCGATGCCGGTCACCTCGCGATTCACCAGCACCGCCGGGGTTCGCCCGCACAGCACGGGCAACTCGTCGGCGTCCAATCGCGACGAGCACACCACGATGCCGTCGGCCCGGTCCCGCAGGCGCGCGATCATGTCCCGTTCGCGGTCCCGGTCGAAGGACGTGTCGGCGAGCACCACGGCCTGCTCGCGGCGCCAGCCTTCGCCCTGGGCGGCTTTGACGAAAGCACCGAACACGGGGTTGGCGATGTCGGGCACGACCACGGCGACCGTGGCGCCCCGCGGCGCGGACTCGGTGCGGCGGGCTCGGCCGGGGTCGTACCCGAGCTCCTCGGCGGCGGCGAGCACCTTGCGCAAGGTCTCCGCGCCCAGCCTGCCCGGTTCGCCGAACGCACGGGACGCCGTGGACAGCGCGACCTCCGCGCGCTTCGCCACCTCGGTCAACGT harbors:
- the manD gene encoding D-mannonate dehydratase ManD, coding for MSRERITSAEVLITSPGRNFVALKITTADGVVGWGDATLNGRELAVAAYLRDHLAPLLIGRDPARIEDTWQYFYRGAYWRRGPVTMTSIGAVDLALWDIKGKTAGLPVYELLGGAVRDRVLSYTHATGWDLPELLDSVDAQRERGFRAVRAQSGVPGLDTVYGVHRGGTGYEPAGRGSAPHEEVWDTAAYLRHAPEVLAGVREHVGPELHLLHDSHHRLTPGEAARLGRALEPVDLFWLEDVTPAENQEVLRRVRGHTTTPLAIGEVFNTVWECQALITEQLIDFVRTCVTHAGGITHLRRIAALAELWQIKLGPHGPSDVSPVALGASLHVGLSTPNFAIQEYMGYGEQVHEVFPHAWHYADGHLHPGDAPGLGVTVDEDAAAKFPYEPAYLPVARRRDGSMTDW
- a CDS encoding LacI family DNA-binding transcriptional regulator codes for the protein MAATLTEVAKRAEVALSTASRAFGEPGRLGAETLRKVLAAAEELGYDPGRARRTESAPRGATVAVVVPDIANPVFGAFVKAAQGEGWRREQAVVLADTSFDRDRERDMIARLRDRADGIVVCSSRLDADELPVLCGRTPAVLVNREVTGIDCVLADATDGLRQTVDYLVALGHRHLAYVQGSARSWSNTHRLAIVTALAEQAGCASTCWETRRRR
- a CDS encoding substrate-binding domain-containing protein: MLGNQAETVAGGTAAAAGVVASGATAVIAHNDLVALGIVAGARTLGVHTPKDLSVVGFDDIPLAEVTHPALTSIAAPMDRAGAVSLELLGRAVAGARQLPRTLHLPTQLVVRGTTGPVREENA